A part of Nesterenkonia lutea genomic DNA contains:
- a CDS encoding AraC-like ligand-binding domain-containing protein, whose product MSATTGQVSFDAAELAPRDRFEAWRHAVNAAFVPLDAHTESPAEFHGALTGLALGSLTVAGVGGDAVTVRRSRQTIAAGDPGVFKFALQVHGSSLTRQDGREAMLAPGDLVIYDTRRPYDLVFGGPYRMFVVQIPVEQVGLSAEQARAVVAQRIPGSAGLGALTSSLLGSLDGQLQKGEISPDPRAASAVLQLVQATLLSRFRPAGEVPTRDVVYLEAVRHIDDHLGDPELGVDAVARALHVSLRYLQGVFAQEGTTISEWIRHRRLERCRMELGDPAQAHRSVSAVAARWGYPDASSFSRAFRHAYGVSPGAFRRQIIGG is encoded by the coding sequence ATGAGCGCGACGACGGGCCAGGTCTCCTTCGACGCTGCGGAGTTGGCGCCCCGGGACCGCTTCGAGGCGTGGCGCCACGCTGTGAACGCGGCCTTCGTGCCCCTGGATGCGCACACGGAGAGCCCCGCCGAGTTCCATGGTGCACTGACCGGCCTGGCGCTGGGTTCGCTGACCGTGGCCGGTGTCGGTGGGGACGCAGTCACAGTCCGGCGCAGCCGACAGACCATCGCGGCGGGGGATCCGGGAGTGTTCAAGTTCGCACTGCAGGTGCACGGAAGCTCACTGACCCGACAGGACGGTCGCGAGGCGATGCTCGCCCCGGGGGATCTCGTCATCTACGACACCCGCCGTCCCTACGACCTCGTCTTCGGCGGGCCCTACCGGATGTTCGTGGTGCAGATCCCCGTGGAGCAGGTGGGGCTCTCGGCGGAACAGGCCCGTGCCGTGGTGGCCCAGCGGATCCCGGGCAGCGCAGGCCTTGGCGCGCTGACCTCCTCCCTGCTGGGAAGCCTCGATGGTCAGCTGCAGAAGGGGGAGATCTCTCCTGATCCGCGGGCCGCCTCAGCGGTGCTGCAGCTGGTGCAGGCCACGCTGCTCTCGCGCTTCCGCCCTGCAGGTGAGGTGCCCACCCGTGACGTGGTGTACCTGGAGGCGGTCAGACATATCGACGATCACCTCGGAGACCCGGAGCTCGGAGTGGACGCTGTGGCACGGGCCCTGCATGTCTCGCTGCGCTACCTGCAGGGGGTCTTCGCGCAGGAGGGCACCACGATCAGTGAATGGATCCGCCATCGGCGCCTGGAGCGCTGCCGAATGGAGCTCGGAGATCCCGCTCAGGCCCATCGTTCGGTCAGTGCGGTGGCGGCGCGATGGGGATACCCGGATGCATCGAGCTTCAGCAGGGCTTTCAGGCACGCCTATGGGGTCTCGCCGGGGGCCTTCCGTCGGCAGATCATCGGCGGCTGA